The proteins below are encoded in one region of Streptomyces roseirectus:
- a CDS encoding RRQRL motif-containing zinc-binding protein, producing the protein MAAPAKCFDPDGARFGVPTYPWRYAPDGFATRRQLRARGLRPGGQPVAAQVLRPRYRRGPLVAYLYRLDLALPVRPMTEGRWRALACAMRARRTCPQCRADAGYVIPRSLGLCVPCAYPEDFRESE; encoded by the coding sequence ATGGCGGCGCCGGCCAAGTGCTTCGACCCCGACGGCGCCCGCTTCGGGGTCCCGACGTACCCGTGGCGGTACGCGCCCGATGGGTTCGCCACCCGCCGGCAGTTACGGGCCCGTGGGCTTCGCCCGGGTGGTCAGCCGGTCGCCGCGCAGGTCCTGCGTCCGCGTTACCGGCGGGGCCCGCTGGTGGCCTACCTCTACCGGCTCGATCTCGCGCTGCCGGTGCGGCCGATGACCGAGGGCAGGTGGCGTGCGCTGGCCTGCGCGATGCGGGCGCGGCGCACCTGCCCGCAGTGCCGCGCCGACGCCGGTTACGTCATCCCCCGCTCCCTCGGGCTGTGCGTGCCGTGCGCATACCCCGAGGACTTCCGAGAATCGGAGTGA
- the traA gene encoding plasmid transfer protein TraA: protein MAQSTNGQRRQAPTNDQRRQASANGRSGATPQDKGAKFANAGAAVGGFVGAMGGSFVPPISVTVNNNKTTARGGGGHAHAGSLLPSPEFGSPAQVRNYCNTLRAAGVTLSIEVAMAAEILDSVLSAVPDPEGRAFGSRIRARKVSRKMRKSADALRDAAKNAAACYSAFQQEFEEEINRVRHRARKPQQPVMNWAQQ, encoded by the coding sequence ATGGCTCAGTCCACCAACGGCCAGCGCAGGCAGGCGCCGACGAACGACCAGCGTCGGCAGGCGTCGGCCAACGGCCGCTCCGGCGCGACCCCGCAGGACAAGGGCGCCAAGTTCGCCAACGCGGGCGCCGCCGTGGGCGGGTTCGTCGGTGCGATGGGCGGCTCGTTCGTCCCGCCGATCAGCGTCACCGTCAACAACAACAAGACCACGGCGCGCGGCGGCGGTGGCCACGCGCACGCCGGTTCCCTGCTGCCCTCCCCGGAGTTCGGGTCCCCGGCGCAGGTGCGCAACTACTGCAACACCCTGCGGGCGGCGGGCGTGACGCTGTCCATCGAGGTGGCCATGGCCGCCGAGATCCTCGACAGTGTGCTGTCCGCCGTTCCGGACCCGGAGGGCCGTGCGTTCGGCTCGCGCATCCGGGCCCGGAAGGTGTCCCGCAAGATGCGCAAGTCCGCCGACGCCCTGCGGGACGCGGCGAAGAACGCCGCCGCCTGCTACTCGGCCTTCCAGCAGGAGTTCGAGGAAGAGATCAACCGCGTCCGTCACCGTGCCCGCAAGCCTCAGCAGCCGGTCATGAACTGGGCTCAGCAGTAA
- the traB gene encoding plasmid transfer protein TraB — protein sequence MAHQWTDQEGRAYPLSVPAFTNEGAGGGVGAYLLNRAKPYLPPWLGWVATGLAGVVGHQRWPDSAAGGVGLTLTSVALTGVAWAAGKGISKQRRLHSAVTVAAGSAWVTAACLAGPTAGPVDDLFLMGGPAMALSWNVRMIMRHNSEGTAGSSDGGLLEKVGLARAKIGAAKVEPNRVTAPLALQPGEQTNDDVAKALARIASALDLPKAAVRYTPDPDSVRRGELVIVPEDMLSEVVEWEGPSNLGGSIADPLVIGRYDDGAPLVMWLPGDPDAGRNSTHVLIAGGTGSGKGDAALNLLTEILSRRDVIVWFSDPKAFQDFAPLRAGLDWGVEGGSPTEVMVAAVEAVIPARTRWLGAHGYRQWVPEAAQAQHDPGHSCRPDGTACGCAGMPFLIGWFEESANTLRNLGDDVFTGMTQEARSAGAAIFVSLQRPSYDQMSTSTRASLPSVIALGCDPRDEGFALPETVIDAGAHPGAWGNRRPGYCYVVSPGIPEDRYASPGRTFRFTPRTVPVMEQLAAWAQHHGATADPVTAGAAASVAGRAYTGRTTDSGTGPQPAAPRATEEDAMEPAGLLVDPEDAGIDPETELPGDEPGDDTPIFGQEAGHKPSPEEARRLFAQALTEFEDEGRMVVGPKDFTDWCDRHSLSRSWVSLRLKEAAQEGRLDATNTTGRWRIVPALTPA from the coding sequence ATGGCTCACCAGTGGACTGACCAGGAAGGCCGGGCCTACCCCCTCAGTGTCCCCGCCTTCACGAACGAGGGTGCGGGCGGCGGCGTCGGCGCCTACCTGCTGAACCGGGCCAAGCCGTATCTGCCGCCGTGGCTGGGCTGGGTCGCCACCGGCCTGGCCGGAGTCGTCGGACACCAGCGGTGGCCCGACAGCGCGGCGGGCGGCGTCGGCCTCACCCTCACCTCGGTCGCTCTGACCGGCGTGGCGTGGGCGGCAGGCAAAGGGATCAGCAAGCAGCGCCGTCTGCACTCGGCCGTCACCGTGGCCGCCGGATCGGCCTGGGTGACCGCCGCCTGCCTGGCCGGACCGACGGCCGGACCGGTCGACGACCTGTTCCTGATGGGCGGACCGGCCATGGCGCTGTCGTGGAACGTGCGCATGATCATGCGCCACAACTCCGAAGGCACCGCCGGGAGTTCGGACGGGGGCCTGCTGGAGAAGGTCGGGCTCGCGCGGGCGAAGATCGGCGCGGCGAAGGTGGAGCCCAACCGGGTCACCGCACCGCTCGCGTTGCAGCCGGGAGAGCAGACCAACGACGACGTCGCCAAGGCGCTGGCGCGGATCGCGTCCGCGCTCGATCTGCCGAAGGCTGCCGTGCGCTACACCCCGGACCCGGACTCCGTGCGGCGCGGGGAGCTGGTCATCGTCCCCGAGGACATGCTGTCGGAGGTCGTCGAGTGGGAAGGCCCCTCCAACCTCGGGGGGTCGATCGCCGATCCGCTGGTCATCGGCCGTTACGACGACGGTGCGCCGCTGGTCATGTGGCTTCCCGGTGACCCGGACGCGGGACGCAACTCCACCCACGTCCTGATCGCGGGCGGCACGGGTTCCGGCAAGGGGGATGCCGCGCTGAACCTTCTGACGGAGATCCTTTCCCGCCGGGACGTGATCGTGTGGTTCTCCGATCCCAAGGCGTTCCAGGACTTCGCCCCGCTCCGCGCGGGACTGGACTGGGGTGTCGAGGGCGGCAGCCCGACAGAGGTCATGGTGGCCGCCGTCGAAGCCGTCATTCCGGCCCGGACCCGCTGGCTCGGTGCCCACGGCTACCGCCAGTGGGTCCCCGAGGCGGCGCAGGCACAGCACGACCCCGGGCATTCCTGCCGCCCGGACGGCACGGCGTGCGGGTGCGCGGGGATGCCGTTCCTGATCGGCTGGTTCGAGGAATCCGCCAACACCCTGCGCAACCTCGGGGACGACGTGTTCACGGGGATGACGCAGGAAGCCCGTTCGGCCGGTGCGGCCATCTTCGTGTCGCTTCAGCGGCCGTCCTACGACCAGATGTCCACCTCCACCCGCGCCTCCCTCCCGTCCGTGATCGCCCTGGGCTGCGACCCTCGCGACGAAGGGTTCGCGCTGCCGGAGACCGTCATCGACGCCGGCGCGCACCCCGGAGCATGGGGCAACCGGCGTCCTGGCTACTGCTACGTGGTCTCCCCGGGCATCCCCGAGGACCGGTACGCCTCCCCGGGACGCACCTTCCGCTTCACCCCGCGCACCGTGCCCGTCATGGAGCAACTGGCCGCGTGGGCACAGCACCACGGTGCCACCGCCGACCCCGTCACCGCTGGCGCCGCCGCCTCGGTCGCGGGCCGCGCCTACACCGGCCGCACCACCGACAGCGGCACCGGCCCGCAGCCGGCCGCGCCACGCGCCACCGAGGAGGACGCCATGGAGCCGGCCGGTCTGCTCGTCGACCCGGAAGACGCCGGTATCGACCCCGAGACCGAACTCCCCGGCGACGAACCCGGCGACGACACCCCGATCTTCGGGCAGGAAGCCGGGCACAAGCCCTCCCCCGAAGAGGCCCGGCGGCTGTTCGCCCAGGCTCTGACGGAGTTCGAGGACGAAGGCCGCATGGTCGTCGGCCCGAAGGACTTCACCGACTGGTGCGACCGGCACAGCCTCTCCCGCTCCTGGGTGTCCCTGCGCCTCAAGGAGGCCGCCCAAGAGGGACGGCTGGACGCCACCAACACCACCGGCCGGTGGCGGATCGTCCCCGCCCTCACACCCGCCTGA
- the ssb gene encoding single-stranded DNA-binding protein: MSFGETPVTIVGNLTGDPELKYTNNGQALARFTVASTPRTFDREANQWKDGTSTFFRCAAWRQLAEHVAESLGKGSRVVLSGRIRQHDWQTPEGENRSMLAVEVDEIGASLRFTTVRIDAKRTGGQSGSAPTGNDPWNTGSNRPEPGNEPPF, from the coding sequence ATGTCGTTCGGAGAGACCCCGGTCACGATCGTCGGCAACCTGACCGGTGACCCGGAACTGAAGTACACCAACAACGGCCAGGCGCTGGCCCGGTTCACGGTCGCGTCGACCCCGCGCACCTTCGACCGCGAGGCGAACCAGTGGAAGGACGGCACGTCGACGTTCTTCCGGTGCGCCGCGTGGCGCCAGCTCGCGGAACACGTCGCGGAGTCCCTGGGCAAGGGCTCACGGGTGGTGCTGTCCGGCCGGATCCGCCAGCACGACTGGCAGACCCCGGAGGGCGAGAACCGCTCGATGCTCGCGGTGGAGGTCGACGAGATCGGCGCCTCCCTTCGCTTCACCACCGTCCGCATCGACGCCAAGCGCACCGGCGGCCAAAGCGGCAGCGCCCCGACGGGCAACGACCCGTGGAACACCGGCAGCAACCGCCCCGAGCCGGGCAACGAACCCCCGTTCTAG
- a CDS encoding DNA cytosine methyltransferase produces MPHPSVPPEGGNISLCTGSGALDQAVEAVTGLPTVLVGEKDPAASRLLAARLPHARNLGDITAVDWAALAAEIARPAALTAGFPCQDISNAGPRGGIAGDRSGLWKTIAHGAIRRLRPRLVFLENVAALRSRGLDVVAADLAALGYDARWMCLRAGDPEVGACHRRDRWFAVAYPAAEDPHLAVGTQRRTAAPGQTQGGRARADAGGRSGLLAAPDGRSLRLLPTPAAADGTGGPGVSPKRRGGMNLRTAVTLLPTPAARDWKSGASNLVGTNSRPLNEVVVNLLPTPKASDGPHGGPSQRDTSGRYYLPGQAVRLDGQWVATNGTDYGPAIRRWEQVLGRPAPEPTEPGTKGNRRLSPEFVEWMMGADLGWVTGADLGLSRSDQLKILGNGVVIRQAALAYHALLATLAAETAAPAPTQLALDIA; encoded by the coding sequence ATGCCCCATCCCTCCGTGCCGCCGGAGGGCGGCAACATCAGTCTGTGCACCGGGTCCGGTGCGCTGGACCAGGCAGTGGAAGCCGTCACCGGCCTGCCCACGGTCCTGGTCGGCGAGAAGGACCCGGCCGCCTCCCGGCTGCTCGCCGCCCGCCTGCCCCACGCCCGCAACCTCGGGGACATCACCGCCGTCGACTGGGCGGCGCTCGCCGCCGAGATCGCGCGTCCGGCGGCGCTGACCGCCGGGTTTCCCTGCCAGGACATCTCCAACGCCGGACCTCGGGGAGGGATCGCCGGTGACCGTTCCGGACTCTGGAAAACCATCGCCCACGGAGCCATTCGCCGTCTTCGACCCCGTCTCGTCTTCCTGGAGAACGTCGCCGCCCTCCGGTCCCGGGGACTCGACGTCGTCGCCGCCGACCTGGCCGCGCTCGGGTATGACGCGCGGTGGATGTGCCTACGCGCTGGAGATCCCGAAGTCGGCGCCTGTCACCGCCGCGACCGCTGGTTCGCCGTTGCGTATCCCGCTGCTGAAGACCCCCACCTCGCAGTTGGGACGCAACGGCGGACCGCAGCACCCGGACAAACGCAAGGCGGGCGGGCACGGGCCGACGCTGGAGGACGAAGTGGTCTTCTTGCTGCCCCCGACGGACGAAGCCTGAGGCTGCTGCCCACCCCGGCCGCCGCCGACGGAACCGGCGGCCCCGGCGTCTCCCCGAAACGGCGCGGCGGAATGAACCTGCGGACCGCCGTCACCCTGCTGCCCACCCCCGCCGCGCGTGACTGGAAGTCCGGCGCCTCCAACCTCGTAGGCACCAACTCCCGCCCGCTGAACGAAGTCGTCGTCAACCTCCTGCCCACCCCCAAGGCGTCGGACGGACCGCACGGCGGACCCAGTCAGCGCGACACGTCAGGCCGCTACTACCTCCCCGGTCAGGCCGTCCGCCTTGACGGACAGTGGGTGGCGACCAACGGCACCGACTACGGCCCCGCGATCCGCCGATGGGAACAGGTGCTGGGACGGCCCGCGCCGGAACCGACCGAGCCCGGGACCAAGGGCAACCGCCGGCTGTCCCCGGAGTTCGTGGAATGGATGATGGGCGCCGACCTGGGCTGGGTTACCGGCGCGGACCTGGGCCTGTCCCGCTCCGACCAGCTCAAGATCCTCGGCAACGGCGTCGTCATCCGCCAAGCCGCCCTCGCCTACCACGCGTTGCTCGCCACGCTCGCCGCCGAGACCGCAGCACCCGCACCGACCCAACTCGCCCTGGACATCGCCTAG
- a CDS encoding bifunctional DNA primase/polymerase, translating into MTHDARSALLSAALQAAACGWHVHPLRPGGKGSALHGERACPRTGVCADGHVKWEQRATTDPGRIRAAWSAGAFNVGIATGPSHLVVVDLDIPKPQEGKGSSDAPCGAASFAALCERAGHPWPATHTVRTPSGGTHLYFTAPLGVRLPCTARTVAANVDTRAWGGNIVAAGSTTPHGTYDTVDDTPAVPLPGWLLHHLHTPPKPAVTAPAPLIVPGGTTRRAAVALERETADVSRTGEGGRNSRLLAGARSLGRFVAWGEIPRHMVEQAFQAAGEASGLPPAECRTTIRSALDWSIRTARPRDAA; encoded by the coding sequence ATGACGCATGACGCACGATCCGCGCTGCTGTCCGCAGCGCTCCAAGCCGCCGCCTGCGGCTGGCACGTCCACCCCCTGCGTCCCGGCGGCAAGGGCTCAGCCCTGCACGGCGAACGCGCCTGCCCCCGCACCGGCGTATGCGCCGACGGCCACGTGAAGTGGGAACAGCGCGCCACCACCGACCCCGGCCGCATCCGCGCGGCCTGGTCGGCGGGCGCGTTCAACGTCGGCATCGCCACCGGCCCCTCCCACCTGGTCGTCGTCGACCTCGACATCCCCAAACCACAGGAGGGCAAGGGCAGTTCGGACGCGCCTTGCGGCGCGGCGTCCTTCGCGGCGCTCTGCGAGCGCGCCGGACACCCGTGGCCCGCCACTCACACGGTGCGGACTCCGAGCGGCGGCACGCACCTGTACTTCACCGCCCCGCTTGGTGTCCGACTGCCCTGCACGGCCCGTACCGTCGCGGCGAACGTCGACACCCGCGCCTGGGGCGGGAACATCGTCGCCGCAGGCAGCACCACCCCCCACGGCACCTACGACACGGTCGACGACACCCCGGCCGTCCCCCTGCCCGGATGGCTGCTGCACCACCTCCACACCCCGCCCAAGCCCGCCGTCACGGCGCCCGCGCCGCTGATCGTCCCCGGCGGAACCACCCGCCGCGCCGCCGTCGCCCTCGAACGCGAGACAGCCGACGTGAGCCGGACCGGCGAAGGGGGCCGCAACAGCCGGCTGCTGGCGGGCGCCCGCTCCCTGGGACGCTTCGTCGCGTGGGGCGAGATCCCCCGGCACATGGTGGAGCAGGCTTTTCAGGCCGCCGGGGAAGCGAGCGGACTGCCCCCGGCGGAATGCCGGACCACCATCCGAAGCGCCCTCGACTGGTCGATCCGCACCGCCCGCCCCCGGGACGCCGCGTGA
- a CDS encoding DUF3631 domain-containing protein, whose product MSDPTPNPTTPPIDGAALLNEVEAFHRRFNVFPTEAAYVAVALWDAHAHLIDCFDSTPRLAFLSPEPGSGKSRALEIVETLTPHSHTLVSSSANALYRLVEATEGLPTLLFDEIDTVFGPKAGDNEPVRGFINTGHRRRGKALRCVGENQTPSWFASFCAVAMAGLGSLPETILDRCVIVRMRKRAPNETVEPYRERIHEKEGHALRDRLAKWADTVRDDVSGAWPTLPEGLSDRPADVWEPLLAVAEAVGGDWPERARAACLEMLKAADDTDEFSLGIRLLTDLRDKLFSAGAERIATSVIIECLLGMDDAPWVDLDDKPLNPRTLARMLSQYVTPANRPIKPRTFRTPSGTVKGYFAADLADAWMRYCPPPSGESGTAGTAGTAQVNAGESVSDTPADSRNTTAEAGTLPLPQVG is encoded by the coding sequence ATGAGCGACCCCACCCCCAACCCCACCACCCCGCCCATCGACGGCGCCGCCCTGCTGAACGAGGTCGAAGCCTTCCACCGCCGCTTCAACGTCTTCCCCACCGAAGCCGCCTACGTGGCCGTCGCCCTGTGGGACGCCCACGCCCACCTGATCGATTGCTTCGACTCCACCCCGCGCCTCGCGTTCCTCTCCCCGGAACCCGGATCGGGCAAGTCCCGCGCCCTGGAGATCGTGGAAACGCTTACACCGCACTCCCACACCCTGGTCAGCAGCTCCGCCAACGCTCTGTACCGGCTGGTCGAAGCGACCGAGGGCCTGCCCACACTGCTCTTCGACGAGATCGACACCGTGTTCGGCCCCAAGGCGGGTGACAACGAGCCGGTACGCGGGTTCATCAACACCGGCCACCGCCGACGGGGGAAGGCCCTGCGCTGCGTCGGAGAGAACCAGACCCCTTCGTGGTTCGCGTCGTTCTGCGCGGTCGCCATGGCCGGTCTGGGCTCGCTGCCGGAAACCATCCTGGACCGCTGCGTCATCGTCCGCATGCGCAAGCGGGCCCCCAACGAGACAGTGGAGCCCTACCGCGAGCGCATCCACGAGAAGGAGGGTCACGCGCTGCGTGACCGGCTCGCCAAGTGGGCCGACACCGTCCGCGACGACGTCTCGGGCGCCTGGCCCACGCTCCCCGAAGGGCTCAGCGACCGGCCAGCCGACGTGTGGGAACCGCTCCTTGCCGTTGCCGAAGCCGTCGGCGGGGACTGGCCTGAACGAGCCCGCGCCGCGTGCCTGGAGATGCTGAAAGCGGCCGACGACACCGACGAATTCTCGCTCGGTATCCGGCTGCTGACAGACCTGCGCGACAAGCTCTTCAGCGCCGGCGCCGAACGGATCGCCACCTCCGTCATCATCGAGTGCCTGCTTGGCATGGATGACGCGCCATGGGTCGACCTAGACGACAAGCCCCTCAACCCGCGCACGCTCGCCCGGATGCTGAGCCAGTACGTCACCCCGGCCAACCGGCCGATCAAACCGCGTACCTTCCGCACCCCGTCCGGCACGGTCAAGGGGTACTTCGCGGCCGACCTTGCCGACGCCTGGATGCGCTACTGCCCGCCCCCCTCCGGGGAATCCGGAACAGCCGGAACAGCCGGAACAGCGCAGGTCAACGCCGGTGAATCTGTTTCGGATACTCCGGCCGACAGCCGGAACACCACGGCAGAAGCCGGAACACTGCCCCTGCCTCAGGTCGGCTGA
- a CDS encoding tyrosine-type recombinase/integrase, giving the protein MTEWSYTVKIWAIRKRDYRKPYQLRWKVGLRPHSESFLTQGLADSRRAQLITAAREGEPFDVETGLPKSMVAKKLDISWYEHARNYIAMKWGDSPGNTRRTLAEAMATVTPAFVKDTKGMPDNRTVRRALYSWAFNKNRWDEELPADVAKTLDWFKRKSLPMSALSDRLVVRSALSALSKKLDGETAAGSTIRRKRAIFYNALEFAIDAELLADNPLDRIKWTAPEQVVEEVDPECVPNPAQGAKLLAAVRDQGKRGRRLVAFFGCMYYAAARPEEVIGLRAKDCDLPRRGWGLLRLHETRPRSGKAWTDSGESHEKKGLKHRPRKAVRRVPIPPELVALLRWHLSAYGTAPDGRVFQTLRGGLVQDTGYGEVWAEARSRALSPAEFESVLAKRPYDLRHAAVSTWLSSGVEPQLVAERAGHSVAVLFREYAKFLKDGDDAANAKISARLEKGA; this is encoded by the coding sequence GTGACCGAGTGGAGCTACACCGTCAAGATCTGGGCGATCCGGAAGCGTGATTACCGGAAGCCCTACCAACTCCGATGGAAGGTCGGACTCCGGCCGCATTCGGAGTCGTTCCTCACCCAGGGTCTGGCGGACAGCCGCCGGGCCCAACTCATCACGGCCGCGCGCGAGGGCGAACCCTTCGACGTCGAGACCGGGTTGCCGAAGTCCATGGTCGCCAAGAAGCTGGACATTTCTTGGTACGAGCACGCCCGGAACTACATCGCGATGAAGTGGGGCGACTCCCCCGGCAACACTCGCCGGACGTTGGCCGAGGCCATGGCCACGGTGACGCCCGCGTTCGTCAAGGACACCAAGGGAATGCCTGACAACAGGACCGTCCGACGCGCGCTCTACAGCTGGGCGTTCAACAAAAACCGGTGGGACGAAGAACTACCCGCCGACGTGGCCAAGACGCTGGACTGGTTCAAGCGGAAGTCGCTCCCCATGTCCGCGCTCTCTGACCGTCTGGTCGTAAGGTCCGCTTTGAGCGCCTTGTCGAAGAAGCTGGACGGCGAGACGGCGGCAGGAAGCACGATCCGCCGGAAGCGCGCCATTTTCTACAACGCCCTTGAATTCGCGATCGACGCCGAACTCCTCGCGGACAACCCCTTGGACCGCATCAAGTGGACGGCGCCCGAACAGGTCGTTGAGGAAGTCGACCCGGAATGCGTTCCGAATCCCGCTCAAGGGGCCAAGCTTCTGGCTGCCGTACGCGACCAGGGAAAGCGCGGTCGTCGACTCGTGGCGTTCTTCGGCTGCATGTACTACGCCGCCGCGCGGCCGGAAGAAGTCATCGGTCTGCGCGCCAAGGACTGTGACCTGCCGCGTCGCGGCTGGGGCCTGCTCCGGCTGCATGAGACCCGCCCCCGCTCCGGCAAGGCTTGGACCGACTCCGGGGAGTCGCACGAGAAGAAGGGACTGAAGCACCGCCCGCGCAAGGCCGTCCGCCGGGTACCGATCCCGCCCGAGCTGGTCGCCCTGCTCCGGTGGCACCTCAGCGCGTACGGCACAGCGCCGGACGGCCGCGTGTTCCAGACGCTCCGGGGTGGCCTCGTGCAGGACACCGGTTATGGCGAGGTCTGGGCTGAGGCTCGCTCACGGGCCCTCTCCCCCGCCGAATTCGAGTCGGTGTTGGCCAAGCGCCCTTATGATCTTCGTCACGCTGCCGTGTCCACCTGGCTCAGCTCTGGGGTGGAGCCTCAGCTTGTAGCTGAACGCGCCGGCCACAGTGTCGCGGTGCTCTTCCGGGAGTACGCCAAGTTCCTGAAGGACGGCGACGACGCCGCCAACGCGAAGATCTCCGCCCGCCTAGAGAAGGGCGCCTGA
- a CDS encoding YajQ family cyclic di-GMP-binding protein, translating into MADSSFDIVSKVERQEVDNALNQAAKEISQRYDFKGVGASISWSGEKILMEANSEDRVNAVLDVFQSKLIKRGISLKALEAGEPQLSGKEYKLFAEIKEGISQENAKKVAKLIRDEGPKGIKAQVQGDELRVSSKSRDDLQTVIALLKGQDFDFALQFVNYR; encoded by the coding sequence ATGGCCGACTCCAGTTTCGACATCGTCTCGAAGGTCGAGCGGCAGGAGGTCGACAACGCCCTCAACCAGGCCGCCAAGGAGATCTCCCAGCGCTACGACTTCAAGGGCGTCGGTGCCTCCATCTCGTGGTCCGGCGAGAAGATCCTGATGGAGGCGAACTCCGAGGACCGGGTGAACGCCGTTCTCGACGTCTTCCAGTCGAAGCTGATCAAGCGCGGGATCTCGCTGAAGGCGCTGGAGGCGGGCGAGCCCCAGCTCTCCGGCAAGGAGTACAAGCTCTTCGCCGAGATCAAGGAAGGCATCTCGCAGGAGAACGCGAAGAAGGTCGCCAAGCTGATCCGCGACGAGGGCCCCAAGGGCATCAAGGCCCAGGTCCAGGGCGACGAACTGCGCGTCAGCTCCAAGAGCCGCGACGACCTCCAGACCGTCATCGCCCTCCTGAAGGGCCAGGACTTCGACTTCGCGCTCCAGTTCGTGAACTACCGGTAG
- a CDS encoding GlsB/YeaQ/YmgE family stress response membrane protein has protein sequence MGIVSWIILGLLAGVIAKVLLPGRDPGGLIGTTLIGIAGAFVGGWISARWLDHPVTKDFYDGATWAAAIGGSLVLLIAYRILFGNSRD, from the coding sequence ATGGGCATCGTCAGTTGGATCATCCTGGGACTGTTGGCCGGAGTCATCGCCAAGGTGCTGCTGCCGGGGCGGGACCCGGGCGGCCTGATCGGCACCACACTGATCGGGATCGCCGGGGCGTTCGTCGGCGGCTGGATCTCGGCGCGCTGGCTGGACCACCCCGTGACGAAGGACTTCTACGACGGCGCCACCTGGGCGGCGGCGATCGGCGGCTCGCTGGTGCTGCTCATCGCGTACCGGATCCTGTTCGGCAACTCACGGGACTGA
- a CDS encoding APC family permease: protein MTLPTGPSAELRRTLGVGDAVVIGLGAMIGAGVFVALGPAARAAGTGVLPALALAAVIAYCNATSSARLAARYPASGGTYVYGRERLGDFWGYLAGWAFVVGKTASCAAMALTVGLYVWPAHAHAVAVAAVLVLTAVNYGGVQKSAWVTRVIVAVVLAVLVGVVAVCLGAEGAERSGAGPADIGFSGGAGGLLQAAGLLFFAFAGYARIATLGEEVRDPSRTIPRAIPLALGVTLVVYGCVAVAVLSVLGVDGLAGAGAPLVDAVGAAGVSGLAPVVRTGAAVAALGSLLALILGVSRTTLAMARDRHLPGVLAAVHPRFQVPHRAELAVGTVVAVLAATLDVRGAIGFSSFGVLMYYAVANASAWTLSPAPLARTAPAVGLLGCVLLAFSLPGVSVVTGAGVLAVGAAAYGVRRRLAK, encoded by the coding sequence ATGACCCTCCCCACAGGTCCCTCCGCCGAACTGCGCCGCACCCTGGGCGTCGGGGACGCCGTCGTCATCGGGCTCGGGGCGATGATCGGGGCGGGTGTCTTCGTCGCCCTCGGCCCGGCCGCGCGGGCGGCCGGCACCGGGGTGCTGCCTGCGCTCGCGCTCGCCGCTGTGATCGCCTACTGCAATGCCACCTCCTCTGCTCGGCTGGCCGCCCGCTATCCGGCCTCGGGCGGTACGTACGTCTACGGTCGTGAACGGCTGGGCGACTTCTGGGGGTACCTCGCCGGGTGGGCCTTCGTCGTCGGGAAGACGGCGTCGTGCGCGGCGATGGCGCTGACGGTGGGGCTGTACGTCTGGCCGGCCCACGCGCACGCGGTGGCGGTCGCGGCGGTCCTGGTGCTGACGGCGGTGAACTACGGCGGCGTCCAGAAGTCGGCCTGGGTGACGCGGGTGATCGTGGCCGTGGTGCTGGCGGTCCTGGTGGGGGTCGTCGCGGTGTGCCTGGGGGCGGAGGGGGCCGAGAGGTCCGGCGCCGGGCCGGCGGACATCGGGTTCTCCGGTGGGGCGGGCGGGCTGCTGCAGGCCGCCGGGCTGCTGTTCTTCGCCTTCGCGGGGTACGCGCGGATCGCGACCCTGGGCGAGGAGGTGCGGGATCCGTCGCGCACGATCCCCCGGGCGATCCCGCTCGCCCTGGGCGTCACGCTGGTGGTGTACGGGTGTGTGGCGGTCGCCGTCCTTTCCGTGCTGGGGGTCGATGGGCTGGCCGGGGCGGGTGCGCCGCTGGTGGACGCGGTAGGGGCCGCGGGCGTGTCCGGTCTGGCGCCGGTGGTGCGGACCGGTGCGGCCGTCGCCGCGCTGGGCTCGTTGCTCGCCCTGATCCTCGGGGTCTCCCGGACGACCCTCGCGATGGCCCGTGACCGGCATCTCCCCGGCGTCCTGGCCGCTGTGCACCCGCGCTTCCAGGTGCCTCACCGCGCCGAGCTCGCCGTCGGCACGGTCGTCGCCGTCCTCGCCGCCACACTCGACGTCCGAGGCGCGATCGGGTTCTCCTCCTTCGGTGTCCTCATGTACTACGCGGTGGCCAACGCCTCGGCGTGGACCCTGTCCCCGGCACCGCTCGCGCGTACAGCGCCGGCCGTCGGTCTCCTGGGGTGTGTGCTGCTGGCGTTCTCCCTTCCCGGGGTGTCGGTGGTCACGGGAGCGGGAGTGCTGGCGGTGGGCGCGGCGGCGTACGGAGTGCGGCGGAGGCTCGCGAAGTAG